A segment of the Butyrivibrio fibrisolvens genome:
TCATCCGATGTGTCTGCAAAAAATTCACCTTTTATACAGACATCTTTTTGACTGAACTTATAATTTTCTCCGTAAACAAGTCCGTTTACTATTTTCATGTTCTATCTCCAATAAATATTCAAAATACGTATTGGCCATTCCATTGGGAACATTGGTATTCAGCTTATCTAATAAGAGGAACAACTAACTGTTAATGCCTACATTTACAAGCTCAGATGCTGCCTTGAATCAAATCCGTTTTTCTTGAAATCGGAATTAAGGAAGTCGATCTCTTTAGGAACAACCTTGATAAGATTTATTGGCTCTTCCATCTTTTTAACCGCATCAAGCGGAATCTTCTTATATTCAAGAAGCTTATTATAATCATCAGAGAAGTGCTCGATAACCTCCGCAACGCCATATATCTGCATTCCGTGAAGACATCCAAAATCAGGATTCTCCTCATAGATAGCAAGGCACACATTCTTATTTTCTTTCAAAGCTCTGAACTTAAGTCCCCCTTCGGAAAAGAGCCAGAATTTGCCACCAATATAGTTGTATTCTATAGGTGTATTTCTGACAAAATCCCCCGTACCAGTTGCAAGTGCACAGATCTTGTGTCTGCCAACAAAAGCATCTATTGCACCTCTGAGTTCTGAGTCTTCCATTTGAGATTCAGAATTTTTTCTCTCCCAAAATGATGCTGCCTTATCAAAGTCCATAGTCTAAAAAATCCCCCTTCTCATAAATTTCCTTCTTCTTTATTATACGCTTATTTGAAATTTTTTTACTTTTGTTGTTATTTACTAAATATCGTGATAATATTTCGGTAATATTGCAGACAATAATTGTTGAGGAGGAATTTATGAGAAACAAAGTCATTTCTTTAATGCTGTCTATTGCTTTGACAGCAGCAGTCTTAAGCGGCTGCAATAGTAATTCTTCAGAAACTTCCCAGGAAACACAAAACACAGATCAGGAATCAGATACAAATTCAGAAACAAACTCTGACAATACTGATGCTGATGCAGCAGATACAACTGATACTTCAGCAGATGCTTCATCTGACACAGGCGCCCCTTCTACGTACGAAGAGCTAATCGCATCTCTTCATGCCGGTCAGTCTTATGCTTATGCACCTATATGCGAAGGTGAGGATGCGCTTCTTGTAACCAGTTATACATTTGATGATCTTGAAGGTCATATGGCATCCTGTGATGCTACTATTTATGCCATGACCTCTGACAATGCACTTCAAAGAGTAACTACTGTTCAATGCGGGGGTACTGCTTATCCTGTTGCCGTATCATCAGATAATAAAATAATTACCCTCTCGAATCATTCTATTCAAATAGCATATGTTGAGAAATCCACAGGAAAATTCATCATTGAAAAAGAATCTGTTGAAGAATATGTTTCAGACGAAGAGCCTCTTTATCACAACTATTCAAATGATGGTGAAGAAAATGGAATAACTTCTGATTCATTTTTCTTTGACAGCCTTTACGAAGAATCTGGAGACCTTAATATTGTAAATTTTGAAACTGCAGGCATCGCTTCAGATGGCACTCCAAGTTTTGCAGGCGGTGTATATTGCGTATACAACACAGAGGAATTCTATAACTCACTTGGATATCTGGTATTTGATTCAGAGTCTTCAGGTCATACAGTTACATACGATGGCCTTTCCCAGGTACCTTTTGATTATGAGCAAAACGGAAAAGATATAACATTCCATTTCGGCTCTGCTGATGACAGTCAGGATGCTACATTTGATAATGAAAACGTCTCTTATCCTACTCTCACATTTTCAGGTGAAGGAATATTTGAAACAGATACCATCTCACTTGCATGCCTTGGAAATGCAGATGCTGACAGCTTTGACCCTGTAACATATTATGACGACGATAATAACCTTCTTATTCATGTTGATAGCTTTGATGAAAACTCTTTTACCGGAAATCTGTATCACGAAGAGACTATCAATGATTCTTACGTCTATGATGCTCAGATTGGTGACATTATCTACTCAAAAGATGGAACACCATTCACAGTTATATCTTTTGAAGATGTAAACAAAGAACTTGAATATGGCACAGACGAAGAGTTTAAGGCTGATGTTATAGGAACCACAAGATTTGACGGTTTCCTTGTAAAAGGCGGCGATCAGGATTTCTATTACGCTCTGGAAAAAGAAGAATACGAGACAGAATATAAAGTTGCTTCCCTTATGACAGACGAGCTTCTCCTAAAGCTTATCGCAGAAGATGTGACATTCCCGATAAGAGAAGACAGCAATATCGTTCTTTATAAGTTTGATACAACCGGAGAATACGACGAACTGAAAGAAGAATATATTGTTGGTAGAGAGTTTAAAGGCGATAACTATCCACAGTGGTCAGATGAAGGTGATGAATACTTTATTACAAGCAGCATGTACTTGTACATCAGTGTTGTCGACGGCGAGCTTACTACTATAGTTCAGAAGTATGTTCCGTAAGCTACATTAACTAAAGTTATTGTCATAGATTCAGGTATCATGTTCATATAGAATTTCTAAACAAAAAGCAGCCCCGCTCTCACAAAGTTTGTGATCTGAGAGTGGGACTTTTTTATCTAAGGTGTATCAATGAGGGGC
Coding sequences within it:
- a CDS encoding pyridoxamine 5'-phosphate oxidase family protein, which encodes MDFDKAASFWERKNSESQMEDSELRGAIDAFVGRHKICALATGTGDFVRNTPIEYNYIGGKFWLFSEGGLKFRALKENKNVCLAIYEENPDFGCLHGMQIYGVAEVIEHFSDDYNKLLEYKKIPLDAVKKMEEPINLIKVVPKEIDFLNSDFKKNGFDSRQHLSL